The following proteins come from a genomic window of Candidatus Neomarinimicrobiota bacterium:
- a CDS encoding cytochrome C, with amino-acid sequence MIIVGVSSSLFFGLSLFNANFRIIVTRPDNIPIVGLIFIIFFFTWLAMWQAVKNDKRIAEGKPVAEAEIEPKRVIVWPDLVYIELIALTLTLILLIGWSVLIEAPLEQPANPANSPNPSKAPWYFLGLQELLVYFDPWIAGVLLPGIIVVGLIAIPFIDKNTKGNGYYSFNERKMAISIFIFGWLLLWILLIVIGTFLRGPNWNFFGPYEYWDVHKLKPLININLSEIIYIKVLGTGLPKSWFIREIFGIGLLAVYFFVTPIILIRGKFRSLYEQLGVGRFAIFVSLLLLMVSVPIKMYLRWLFNLKYLVAIPEFFFNI; translated from the coding sequence ATGATAATCGTTGGAGTTTCGTCATCGCTCTTCTTCGGCTTGAGTCTATTTAATGCTAATTTCAGGATTATTGTTACAAGACCTGATAACATCCCTATAGTCGGATTGATATTCATTATATTTTTCTTTACGTGGTTGGCGATGTGGCAAGCGGTAAAAAACGATAAACGTATAGCAGAAGGAAAGCCGGTAGCAGAAGCGGAAATTGAGCCGAAAAGAGTTATCGTCTGGCCGGACTTGGTATATATCGAGCTGATAGCGCTGACTCTAACGCTAATTCTACTAATTGGATGGTCGGTACTTATTGAGGCTCCGTTAGAACAACCTGCCAATCCGGCTAATTCCCCCAATCCGTCAAAAGCGCCCTGGTATTTTCTTGGATTACAGGAGCTGCTGGTTTATTTCGATCCGTGGATTGCGGGTGTGCTGTTACCCGGTATAATTGTTGTAGGACTTATCGCCATTCCGTTTATAGATAAAAACACAAAAGGAAACGGATATTATTCTTTTAATGAGCGGAAGATGGCGATTTCCATATTTATTTTCGGATGGCTCCTGCTGTGGATTCTTTTGATAGTTATAGGAACATTTTTAAGGGGACCAAACTGGAATTTTTTCGGTCCGTATGAATATTGGGATGTCCACAAATTAAAGCCCTTGATAAATATTAACCTCTCGGAGATAATCTATATCAAAGTATTAGGGACAGGATTGCCGAAAAGTTGGTTTATTAGAGAGATATTCGGAATTGGTCTTTTGGCTGTATATTTCTTTGTCACTCCGATAATCTTGATACGAGGTAAATTCAGGAGTTTGTACGAACAATTAGGAGTGGGTAGATTTGCTATCTTTGTGAGCCTGCTGCTACTTATGGTGAGTGTTCCCATCAAGATGTATCTAAGATGGCTTTTCAATCTAAAATATCTCGTTGCCATACCCGAGTTTTTCTTTAACATATAA
- a CDS encoding cytochrome b N-terminal domain-containing protein has translation MADENIKEESTEEKPKVAPTKKKKSTWDQLVDSQVAKSFFRTGVPRTRRSRLLVILNSLWLHLHPARTHRHAVRLRYTWCMGGLSFFLFMVLTVTGILLMFYYRPTVEYAFLDIVDLREQVPLGIMRELHRWAAHLMVITVWLHMFRVFMTGSYKPPREFNWGVGVILLVLTLLLSFTGYLLPWDQLAIWAVTVGTNMARATPFIGHEGPGASLLQIGDIALVHAGSDVRFALLGGRFVGEATLLRFYVLHCVGLPFIAILLMALHFFRIRKDGNISGPM, from the coding sequence ATGGCAGATGAGAATATAAAGGAAGAGAGCACAGAAGAAAAACCGAAGGTTGCTCCTACCAAAAAGAAAAAGAGTACCTGGGACCAGCTGGTTGATTCTCAGGTAGCTAAATCTTTTTTCAGGACTGGAGTGCCGCGAACACGACGCTCAAGACTCCTTGTGATCCTTAACTCGTTGTGGTTGCACCTTCATCCGGCAAGAACTCACAGGCACGCGGTTCGGCTACGCTACACCTGGTGTATGGGAGGGCTTTCCTTTTTCTTGTTCATGGTGCTGACAGTAACCGGCATTCTTTTGATGTTTTATTACCGACCAACTGTAGAATACGCGTTTCTGGATATAGTTGATCTTCGAGAACAAGTCCCCTTGGGAATTATGAGGGAATTGCATCGATGGGCAGCCCACCTTATGGTGATAACCGTATGGCTACATATGTTCCGCGTATTTATGACAGGTTCATACAAACCGCCTCGCGAATTTAACTGGGGAGTTGGTGTTATATTATTAGTTCTAACGCTGCTGCTGAGTTTTACGGGATATTTACTTCCCTGGGATCAACTCGCAATTTGGGCTGTTACAGTGGGTACGAATATGGCGCGAGCAACACCCTTCATCGGACATGAAGGACCCGGTGCCTCGTTGCTTCAAATTGGGGATATTGCGCTTGTGCACGCCGGAAGTGACGTTAGGTTCGCATTATTGGGAGGGCGATTTGTAGGCGAGGCAACTCTCTTACGGTTTTATGTTCTCCATTGCGTGGGATTGCCGTTTATAGCAATTCTTCTGATGGCGCTACATTTCTTCCGCATTAGAAAAGACGGTAATATATCAGGGCCAATGTAA
- a CDS encoding ubiquinol-cytochrome c reductase iron-sulfur subunit, with amino-acid sequence MKTEDVSAAVKTPAPPQKKTVDRRRFFSWLGLAWMSFGAATLGVLAAIGRLFFPNVLFEPPLSFKAGFTDEYIIDVVDERFKESFGVWLVRTSSIMYALSTVCTHLGCTPNWLSAEGKFKCPCHGSGFYKTGINFEGPAPRPLERYKISYTEDGQILVDKNRKFQYEKGQWSDPESYIKV; translated from the coding sequence ATGAAAACAGAAGATGTGAGCGCTGCCGTAAAGACTCCTGCCCCGCCACAAAAGAAAACAGTGGACAGGCGAAGATTCTTTTCTTGGTTGGGTTTGGCATGGATGTCATTTGGAGCAGCGACATTAGGAGTGTTAGCCGCAATTGGGAGGCTGTTCTTTCCCAACGTACTATTCGAGCCGCCGTTATCTTTTAAAGCCGGCTTTACCGATGAATACATTATTGATGTCGTAGATGAACGTTTCAAAGAGTCTTTTGGGGTGTGGCTGGTGAGAACTTCTTCTATAATGTATGCTCTCAGCACAGTTTGTACGCATCTTGGCTGCACACCTAACTGGCTTTCCGCGGAAGGCAAATTTAAGTGTCCCTGCCACGGAAGCGGATTTTACAAAACCGGAATCAATTTTGAAGGACCCGCTCCAAGACCGCTTGAAAGATATAAAATATCTTACACCGAAGATGGACAAATTCTTGTCGATAAGAACAGAAAGTTTCAGTATGAAAAAGGACAGTGGAGTGATCCTGAAAGTTATATAAAGGTTTAA
- a CDS encoding HEAT repeat domain-containing protein produces MADDRGSNTLSENVATTDDKLVSWSDFAKLFITPFFIAAAAIGLFFSFTFFFSESKGRFDYLESIKVGGANNRWHSAFMLSKILRADAGGPVDDRFMNEILSIYKNAKSDDPRVRRYLTLALGHISDPRSVKSLKDATLDADDETRLYALWSLGKLGTEGVHKDLEKFLTDPDPAMRKLSAHLLGSVKGGNPEIALRVALSDPVDDVKWNAALSLAKWGDKAGLEVLEMMLDREYLHRHDQMDESLKEMTIKSAIIAIGNLHEVVLREKIEALRDSDPSMKVRQAAIDALIMFEEKS; encoded by the coding sequence ATGGCAGATGACCGGGGAAGCAATACCCTTTCAGAGAATGTCGCAACAACTGATGACAAATTGGTAAGTTGGAGTGATTTCGCTAAACTATTTATAACGCCTTTTTTTATAGCCGCCGCCGCTATCGGCTTGTTTTTTTCGTTTACATTCTTCTTTTCAGAATCGAAAGGCAGGTTTGACTACCTCGAAAGTATTAAAGTCGGCGGTGCCAATAACCGGTGGCACTCGGCATTTATGCTTTCGAAAATATTGAGAGCTGATGCAGGCGGACCTGTAGATGATCGTTTTATGAATGAGATACTTTCCATATATAAGAATGCGAAATCCGACGACCCTCGGGTTCGCCGCTATCTTACTCTTGCACTCGGGCACATTTCCGACCCGAGAAGTGTGAAGAGCCTTAAAGACGCCACTTTAGACGCAGATGACGAAACGAGACTTTACGCGCTCTGGTCGTTGGGAAAACTTGGAACTGAAGGTGTTCATAAAGATTTGGAAAAATTTTTAACCGATCCCGATCCTGCTATGAGAAAATTATCGGCACATCTTCTCGGAAGCGTAAAGGGCGGCAATCCTGAAATCGCTTTAAGGGTTGCCCTTTCGGACCCTGTTGACGATGTGAAATGGAATGCTGCGCTCTCGTTGGCTAAATGGGGAGATAAAGCGGGATTAGAGGTTTTGGAGATGATGCTGGACAGAGAGTATCTGCATAGGCACGATCAGATGGATGAATCTCTAAAGGAGATGACGATTAAATCGGCGATTATCGCTATAGGAAATCTCCATGAGGTTGTTTTAAGGGAAAAGATAGAAGCGCTCAGGGATTCGGATCCAAGTATGAAAGTTCGGCAAGCGGCGATAGATGCCTTAATTATGTTTGAAGAGAAGAGTTAA
- a CDS encoding response regulator — MSARLDSGDTSHLRNVGVGKKILVIDDDKYARSISKKILREYGYEVTLAEDGIEGLKIMVENKPDLILLDMMMPKLSGNEVLEKMRSIDVLKDIIVLMVSANSEVHQVQKALSLGAMDYVIKPMRPVMMVERIVRALQGGSRKQRKGMDTKKQGDKHTYLLLLTKNRAFIEEISSNLPEVYKVDVLESTDDLPDYFGSSYCQFILADEESLDIPNAGKLSSTIFSFDRDSHVKPYLYYWSDFEQGDIDKYLMQGIEKCIKRPENPDELYDLFNENFEVNLVEEIRKSDELVLLRRREIKTSAAGREMSRHVKRLTEEGIKKFIIDLSVLEQIKLEEIQHLSEFTDSQTKLGIKVCFVLSSKHVKQSFYEFIETVNVSVVDSVEEAITEIG; from the coding sequence ATGAGTGCAAGATTGGATTCTGGCGATACCAGCCATCTACGAAATGTCGGTGTGGGGAAGAAAATTCTCGTCATTGATGACGATAAGTACGCTCGCTCAATTTCAAAAAAAATCCTTAGAGAGTACGGTTACGAAGTTACTTTAGCGGAAGACGGCATTGAAGGTTTGAAGATAATGGTCGAAAATAAACCTGACCTAATCTTGCTTGATATGATGATGCCCAAATTGAGCGGAAATGAAGTATTAGAGAAAATGCGTTCAATCGATGTGCTAAAAGATATTATCGTGCTGATGGTTTCGGCAAATTCTGAAGTTCATCAAGTACAAAAAGCGCTTTCCCTCGGGGCAATGGACTATGTAATTAAGCCAATGAGACCTGTAATGATGGTCGAACGAATAGTGCGGGCTCTTCAAGGCGGCAGCCGAAAACAGAGGAAGGGTATGGACACTAAAAAGCAGGGAGATAAACATACATACCTATTGCTGCTTACCAAAAACAGAGCATTCATAGAAGAAATAAGTTCTAATCTTCCGGAAGTATATAAAGTTGATGTGCTGGAATCTACTGACGACCTTCCTGATTATTTCGGCTCTTCTTATTGTCAGTTTATTCTTGCTGACGAAGAGTCGTTAGATATACCAAACGCGGGTAAACTAAGCAGCACAATATTCTCCTTTGACAGAGATAGCCATGTAAAGCCGTATCTTTATTATTGGTCTGATTTTGAACAGGGCGATATAGACAAATACTTAATGCAGGGAATTGAAAAGTGTATCAAACGACCTGAAAATCCCGATGAACTTTATGACCTTTTCAATGAAAACTTTGAAGTAAATCTTGTTGAAGAAATTCGGAAGAGTGATGAGTTGGTCTTACTTCGCAGACGGGAAATAAAAACGTCAGCCGCAGGCAGGGAGATGAGCCGTCATGTTAAAAGACTCACCGAAGAAGGAATAAAAAAATTTATAATTGACCTGTCAGTTTTGGAACAGATAAAGTTAGAAGAAATTCAACATCTTTCTGAATTCACCGATTCCCAAACAAAACTTGGAATAAAAGTCTGTTTTGTTCTGAGTTCAAAACATGTAAAACAATCTTTTTATGAATTTATCGAGACGGTAAATGTTTCAGTTGTTGATAGTGTTGAAGAGGCTATTACGGAAATCGGTTGA
- the ligA gene encoding NAD-dependent DNA ligase LigA, which produces MDNKTAKKNINALRRELERHNQNYYVFDDPDISDAEYDKLFRDLEALESEHPQLITTDSPTQRVGAEPSKEFRSVTHTIPLLSLANAMNEEELREFDAGVKKLLEIDGEVEYVGEPKLDGLAVELVYRDGVFVLGSTRGDGFVGEEITRNLRTIKSLPLRLVGDNSFPALLEVRAEVFLPSEAFLELNKRQEKREEKIFANPRNAAAGSLRQLDSKVTALRPLALYCYGIGASEGFSATDHWEILNGLRELGLPVTREARKCNGIKEAMEYFREMEKKREKMEFEIDGIVLKVNDLNLQASLGQRSRSPRWAIAGKFKPTQETTVVKSISVQVGRTGALTPVAELEPVNVGGVMVRRATLHNQDEIDRKDIRVGDSVIIQRAGDVIPEIVSVITSKRKKGSKRYKIPDKCPVCGAAVIRFEGEAVHTCQNQSCPARLKESIKHFASKGAMDIDGLGDKLIDALVDNGSLKNVADLYSLTGEQLSAMERMAEKSAGNIIEALKNSRETTLGRFLFALGIRHVGEQTGRLIADEYASFENVKNAEMESLEKVEGVGPIVAQSVWSFLNEKENLKTIYRMIEHGIMPIHKGGKVRGKLAGQTFVITGTLGRMKRQEAKEMIENAGGKIASSVSSKTDYLIAGENAGSKLSKAKNLGVRILSEKEIIAMVRSN; this is translated from the coding sequence ATGGACAATAAAACCGCTAAAAAGAATATAAATGCTTTAAGGCGCGAGCTTGAGCGTCATAATCAGAATTATTATGTATTTGATGATCCTGATATCTCCGACGCAGAATACGATAAGCTTTTTCGTGATCTTGAAGCTCTGGAATCTGAGCATCCCCAGCTCATAACGACCGATTCTCCGACGCAGCGGGTGGGTGCGGAGCCTTCAAAAGAGTTTAGGAGTGTCACTCACACTATACCGCTTCTAAGTTTGGCAAATGCAATGAATGAAGAAGAGCTGCGAGAATTTGATGCCGGCGTAAAAAAGCTTCTTGAGATTGATGGAGAAGTGGAATACGTCGGGGAACCGAAGCTGGACGGACTGGCTGTTGAACTGGTTTATCGGGACGGAGTGTTCGTTTTGGGCTCCACACGGGGTGATGGATTCGTGGGAGAAGAGATCACTCGGAATCTTCGAACTATAAAATCACTGCCGCTCCGATTGGTAGGCGATAATTCTTTCCCGGCTCTTTTAGAAGTCAGAGCTGAAGTGTTCCTTCCATCAGAAGCGTTTCTGGAGCTCAATAAGCGTCAGGAAAAACGGGAGGAGAAGATCTTCGCAAACCCGCGCAACGCAGCAGCCGGCTCATTGCGTCAACTCGATTCAAAGGTTACCGCATTACGTCCGCTTGCTTTGTATTGCTACGGCATAGGCGCTTCAGAAGGATTTAGCGCAACTGATCATTGGGAAATTTTAAACGGGTTGAGGGAGCTGGGGCTTCCGGTAACTCGAGAGGCGCGGAAATGCAACGGAATTAAAGAGGCAATGGAATATTTCAGAGAGATGGAAAAGAAGCGGGAGAAGATGGAGTTCGAAATTGACGGCATCGTTCTGAAAGTGAACGACCTGAATTTACAAGCAAGTCTGGGACAAAGAAGCAGAAGTCCGCGATGGGCGATAGCGGGTAAGTTCAAGCCTACACAGGAAACGACGGTAGTTAAATCTATCAGTGTTCAAGTTGGTCGGACGGGAGCGTTGACTCCGGTGGCAGAATTAGAGCCCGTGAATGTTGGCGGAGTTATGGTTAGGCGAGCGACCCTGCACAATCAGGATGAGATAGACAGAAAAGATATTCGCGTGGGGGACAGCGTGATAATACAAAGGGCAGGTGATGTGATACCCGAAATAGTGAGCGTTATAACTTCAAAACGGAAAAAAGGTTCGAAGCGTTATAAAATACCCGATAAATGCCCCGTATGCGGAGCTGCTGTTATTCGGTTTGAAGGTGAAGCGGTTCATACGTGTCAGAATCAGTCATGCCCCGCCCGACTCAAAGAATCGATAAAGCACTTTGCAAGCAAAGGAGCGATGGATATTGACGGTTTGGGTGACAAGCTCATTGATGCATTAGTTGATAACGGCTCTTTAAAGAATGTAGCGGACCTTTATTCCCTGACAGGTGAGCAGCTGTCAGCAATGGAGAGAATGGCGGAAAAATCCGCAGGTAATATAATTGAAGCGTTGAAAAACAGTCGTGAAACAACTCTCGGCAGATTTTTATTCGCTCTCGGGATTAGACATGTGGGTGAACAGACAGGACGGTTGATAGCCGATGAGTACGCAAGCTTTGAGAATGTAAAAAATGCGGAGATGGAGTCGCTGGAAAAGGTAGAGGGTGTGGGACCCATAGTAGCTCAAAGCGTTTGGAGTTTTTTAAATGAAAAGGAAAATCTGAAGACGATTTATAGGATGATTGAACACGGTATCATGCCCATTCATAAGGGCGGAAAAGTCAGAGGGAAATTGGCGGGGCAGACTTTTGTTATAACGGGAACGCTCGGGCGGATGAAACGGCAGGAGGCAAAAGAGATGATAGAAAACGCAGGAGGAAAAATTGCATCTTCCGTTAGCAGCAAGACCGATTATCTAATAGCGGGTGAAAATGCCGGTTCGAAGCTCTCCAAGGCGAAGAATCTTGGAGTTAGAATACTATCAGAAAAAGAGATTATCGCTATGGTTAGAAGTAATTGA
- a CDS encoding GIY-YIG nuclease family protein, producing the protein MAAKKMSKAKPFSKKNLGTVPDQSGIYELLNRNGDVNYVGSAGAGRLRERLGEHLNSGDIPGSSQFRFRPTTSTAEARTMERKYIKKENPKHNIQKP; encoded by the coding sequence ATGGCAGCTAAAAAGATGAGCAAAGCAAAACCTTTCAGTAAGAAGAATTTAGGCACTGTGCCTGATCAATCGGGCATATACGAATTATTGAATCGTAATGGAGATGTAAATTATGTAGGAAGCGCTGGCGCTGGAAGACTTCGAGAACGCCTGGGAGAACATCTGAATTCAGGCGACATTCCTGGATCTTCCCAATTTCGCTTTCGCCCTACTACCAGCACAGCTGAAGCGAGAACTATGGAAAGAAAGTATATAAAAAAGGAAAATCCGAAACATAATATCCAGAAACCTTAG